Proteins from a single region of Enoplosus armatus isolate fEnoArm2 chromosome 6, fEnoArm2.hap1, whole genome shotgun sequence:
- the LOC139286433 gene encoding peroxisomal succinyl-coenzyme A thioesterase-like: MDRKHGCVKLSVQPSRGLVDEKFIVLVQNVPPGFQLTIHASYQCEDRHSWEAFAHYTSDTCGTVNVSEDSSLGGTYSGVEPMGLLWSLRPVPGSKPWLRLRKVNAQTPMEVTISAYQGHQTEGFVDQVPLACAVVERWYIAPGVRRIPITENGLIAALFLPPGPGPFPGLLDFWGGGGNLVEYRAALLASHGFASLAIDYLSPKITAETGNMVDNEYFEKAYRVLEQHPQILGSRIGMLGLSFGTSVTLKMAVYSKVIKLRCAVCISGSHVQPVDGNVEQILAFFHKNFEKTRCNEEDQLIWRDLLLPIPTDPTLKVDVGRLECPLLLVVGEDDQNWPTYESAMDIKEMMERAGNSHLLTILSYPNAGHLIEPPYSPHVRASTLRTFIREKVVALWGGETVAHSRAQEDSWRKTLVFLRENLYGGRNPVATSISQL; the protein is encoded by the exons ATGGACAGGAAGCACGGTTGTGTGAAGCTGTCGGTCCAGCCGTCCAGAGGGCTCGTGGATGAGAAGTTTATCGTTCTGGTCCAGAATGTCCCACCTGGTTTCCAGCTGACCATTCACGCCTCCTACCAATGTGAAGACCGACACAGCTGGGAGGCGTTTGCTCACTACACCTCCGATACCTGTGGGACTGTGAACG TTTCAGAGGATTCCAGTCTGGGTGGGACATATTCTGGGGTTGAACCAATGGGTCTACTGTGGAGCCTCAGACCAGTTCCAGGCAGCAAACCTTGGCTCAG GCTGAGGAAGGTTAATGCCCAGACTCCCATGGAGGTCACAATCTCGGCGTACCAGGGTCACCAGACTGAGGGCTTCGTGGATCAGGTGCCGCTGGCCTGTGCGGTGGTGGAGCGCTGGTACATAGCGCCTGGCGTCCGCAGGATCCCGATCACAGAGAACGGACTCATTGCGGCCCTCTTCCTGCCCCCAG GACCGGGACCCTTCCCCGGTCTCCTGGACTtttggggaggtggagggaatTTGGTGGAGTACCGTGCAGCACTGCTGGCCTCCCATGGCTTCGCCTCCTTGGCCATCGACTACCTGTCGCCTAAAATCACCGCAGAAACCGGGAACATGGTGGACAACGAGTACTTTGAG AAGGCCTACAGAGTCCTGGAGCAGCACCCTCAGATCCTTGGCAGCAGGATCGGCATGTTGGGTCTCTCCTTCGGGACCAGTGTCACCTTAAAAATGGCTGTTTACTCCAAAGTCATAAAG CTCAGGTGTGCTGTGTGTATCAGTGGGAGTCATGTGCAGCCGGTGGACGGAAATGTGGAACAAATATTGGCTTTCTTTCACAA AAACTTTGAGAAAACTCGCTGCAATGAGGAGGACCAGTTGATCTGGCGAGATCTGTTGCTGCCCATTCCCACCGACCCCACACTCAAAGTGGAT GTGGGACGACTCGAGTGTCCTCTGTTGCTGGTTGTAGGTGAGGACGATCAGAACTGGCCCACCTACGAGTCTGCAATGGAC ATTAAGGAGATGATGGAGCGGGCGGGGAATAGCCACCTGCTGACTATCCTGTCGTACCCGAACGCCGGTCACCTGATTGAGCCTCCGTACAGCCCGCACGTCCGAGCCAGCACCCTCAGAACATTCATACGTGAGAAGG TTGTGGCTCTGTGGGGCGGAGAGACGGTGGCACATTCTCGCGCTCAGGAAGACTCCTGGAGGAAGACGCTGGTCTTTCTGAGGGAGAATCTGTACGGCGGCAGAAACCCTGTTGCAACTTCTATTTCCCAACTATAA